In Chloroflexia bacterium SDU3-3, one DNA window encodes the following:
- a CDS encoding GAF domain-containing protein, producing the protein MATAAVGFAAALSVGAMNMVAGNASSAPGWPWAHARRQLMYTLTPLVAFAMAWWSSALLTTPLIWNEAMAYSIAHLALIGLRRMAWLRVTLSVGLSLVLDLLFSLLLLYQSDQLGHAFYPLFALVALRALSVYRITPVATAVPFLLGPLYLFFVILATPFAAQPPQDQYAALALLAGSLGFGIAAIWSSTATVRLNVQLQQELHDAKRAAELRVAQLERSTNDLRARMREQHALEEGLRVITSSLSLDEVLGQIVDSTIQMLGLARIHGVALSLSTGDGFEHRTASSEVAICKQVADAIARHTVEKQIPLIITDSAHNRVLANLDHTICSALSVPLFVGSGEVRGALTVVSRECGIYDSTDARHLSALATQAGIAIQNAELHSRMQQQRQLLEAVMRDITEAMVVLDAQQQVVLVNPLGRRLMDADQNAAIREQILDLAAAMRTEGHQILAREMRTHSDDDESKGSTFQAWASLVRQPSDDEMLIAIVLHDITAQKVEERGKQEFISMVAHELRNPLHSMNGFVKLVLQGKVGPLTDMQQEFLEIVDSQIELLNGRIAELLEYNRVQSGRLVLNPQRGDMPMLVSGTITRLKYQAENNDLQLVNDVAADLPQCYFDSERIGQVLTNLIENAIKATLAGGTIRVRSEVHEDELWLRVQDTGVGIAEEDIDKVFRAFYRAHDQASSKGNHLGLGLAICAQIIEGHRGRIWVESELGKGSVFSFALPLISQERALSTTMAL; encoded by the coding sequence ATGGCCACAGCGGCTGTTGGTTTTGCCGCAGCGCTATCAGTAGGAGCTATGAATATGGTTGCTGGCAATGCATCATCGGCCCCAGGGTGGCCATGGGCACATGCTCGCCGCCAGCTGATGTATACGCTCACACCGCTCGTAGCGTTTGCCATGGCGTGGTGGTCGAGCGCCCTGCTGACAACCCCCCTTATCTGGAATGAGGCCATGGCCTACAGCATCGCGCACCTTGCGCTGATCGGCCTGAGGCGCATGGCATGGCTGCGGGTGACCCTTTCGGTGGGCCTAAGCCTAGTGCTCGATCTACTGTTTAGCCTTCTGCTGCTGTACCAGTCCGATCAGCTGGGCCACGCATTCTACCCGTTGTTTGCCCTGGTGGCGCTTCGGGCGCTATCGGTCTACCGGATCACCCCAGTGGCCACTGCGGTGCCGTTCCTGCTTGGCCCGCTCTACCTCTTTTTCGTGATCCTCGCCACGCCGTTTGCGGCACAGCCGCCGCAGGATCAGTATGCCGCCCTGGCGCTGCTGGCGGGGAGCCTCGGCTTCGGTATCGCTGCTATTTGGTCGAGCACCGCCACCGTGCGGCTGAATGTGCAGCTTCAGCAGGAGCTGCACGATGCGAAGCGGGCCGCCGAGCTACGGGTGGCCCAGCTGGAGCGCAGCACCAACGACCTGCGGGCCAGGATGCGCGAGCAGCACGCCCTAGAAGAGGGCCTGCGCGTGATCACCAGCAGCCTGAGCCTTGATGAGGTGCTCGGACAGATTGTCGATAGCACCATCCAGATGCTTGGGCTGGCGCGCATCCATGGGGTGGCGCTCTCGCTCTCGACCGGCGATGGCTTCGAGCATCGCACCGCCAGCAGCGAAGTGGCGATCTGCAAGCAGGTGGCCGATGCGATCGCGCGGCACACAGTGGAAAAGCAGATCCCGCTGATTATCACCGATAGCGCACATAATCGCGTGCTTGCAAACCTTGACCATACCATTTGTTCCGCGCTAAGTGTGCCGCTGTTTGTGGGCAGCGGTGAAGTTCGGGGGGCGCTCACTGTGGTGAGCCGCGAGTGTGGGATCTATGATAGCACCGACGCACGGCATCTGTCGGCGCTGGCCACCCAGGCTGGCATCGCTATCCAGAACGCCGAACTTCATAGCCGCATGCAACAGCAGCGCCAATTGCTGGAGGCGGTGATGCGTGATATTACCGAGGCGATGGTTGTGTTGGATGCCCAGCAGCAGGTGGTGCTTGTGAATCCGCTGGGCCGACGCCTGATGGATGCCGACCAAAACGCGGCGATCCGCGAGCAGATCCTGGATCTGGCTGCGGCGATGCGCACCGAGGGGCATCAGATCCTGGCGCGTGAGATGCGCACCCACAGCGACGACGACGAGAGCAAGGGCAGCACCTTCCAAGCCTGGGCCTCGCTGGTGCGCCAGCCGAGCGATGACGAGATGCTGATCGCGATCGTGCTGCATGATATTACCGCGCAGAAGGTTGAGGAGCGCGGCAAGCAGGAGTTCATCTCCATGGTGGCCCACGAGCTGCGCAACCCGCTGCATTCCATGAATGGCTTTGTGAAGCTGGTGCTGCAGGGCAAGGTTGGCCCGCTGACCGACATGCAGCAGGAGTTTCTGGAGATTGTCGATAGCCAGATCGAGCTACTGAATGGCCGGATCGCCGAGCTGCTTGAGTACAATCGCGTGCAGTCGGGGCGGCTGGTGCTGAACCCGCAGCGCGGCGACATGCCCATGCTGGTGTCTGGCACTATTACGCGGCTCAAGTACCAGGCCGAAAATAACGATCTGCAGTTGGTCAATGATGTTGCCGCAGATCTGCCCCAGTGCTACTTTGACAGTGAGCGGATCGGCCAAGTGCTGACCAACCTGATCGAGAATGCGATCAAGGCCACGCTGGCGGGGGGCACCATCCGCGTGCGCTCCGAGGTGCACGAGGATGAGCTCTGGCTGCGGGTGCAGGACACCGGGGTGGGCATCGCCGAAGAAGATATCGACAAGGTATTCCGCGCCTTCTACCGTGCGCACGATCAGGCATCGAGCAAGGGTAACCACTTGGGGCTTGGCCTGGCGATCTGCGCGCAGATCATCGAGGGGCATCGCGGGCGGATCTGGGTGGAGAGCGAGCTGGGTAAAGGCAGCGTCTTCAGCTTTGCGCTGCCGCTGATCAGCCAAGAGCGGGCCTTGAGCACCACGATGGCGCTCTAG
- a CDS encoding response regulator transcription factor yields MHILVADDDLPSVKLTSFLLEEAGYRVLKAYDGPSIMQSIEQSQPDLVLLDVSMPKTNGFDVCRQIRRTSDVPIIFLSARGQLQDRVTGLQIGADDYLVKPFEPSELLARVEAVLRRRNSDMLNPSARLSQGEITLDPVEHKVLFSDGRVVELTPLEFRLLYYLMKNSGRVLSTSQILSKVWGYDYEGESNLVAVYIRRLRSKIEPEPDSPKHVITVRNLGYKFEA; encoded by the coding sequence ATGCATATTCTGGTTGCAGACGACGACCTTCCAAGTGTTAAACTCACCTCCTTCCTTCTCGAAGAAGCTGGATACCGTGTTCTAAAGGCCTACGATGGCCCCTCGATCATGCAGTCGATAGAGCAGAGCCAGCCAGATCTGGTGCTGCTGGATGTATCGATGCCCAAGACCAATGGCTTTGATGTCTGCCGCCAGATCCGGCGCACATCCGATGTTCCGATCATCTTCCTGTCGGCCCGTGGCCAGCTGCAAGATCGTGTGACAGGGCTGCAGATCGGGGCCGACGACTACCTGGTGAAGCCCTTCGAGCCATCTGAGCTGCTGGCCCGCGTCGAGGCGGTGCTGCGCCGCCGCAACAGCGACATGCTCAACCCCTCGGCGCGGCTCAGCCAGGGCGAGATCACACTCGACCCGGTCGAGCACAAGGTGCTGTTCAGCGATGGCCGCGTGGTCGAGCTGACCCCGCTTGAGTTCCGCCTGCTCTACTACCTGATGAAGAACTCGGGCCGCGTGCTGAGCACCAGCCAGATCCTGAGCAAGGTGTGGGGCTATGACTACGAGGGCGAGAGCAACCTGGTGGCGGTCTATATCCGGCGGCTGCGCTCGAAGATCGAGCCAGAGCCAGATTCGCCCAAGCATGTCATCACCGTGCGCAATCTCGGCTATAAGTTCGAGGCGTAG
- a CDS encoding tyrosine--tRNA ligase, whose product MADIYDELLSRGVAEVLVASELRAKLQSGKKLRLKQGFDPTKPDMHIGHAVGLRKLRKFQELGHQVVLVVGDWTAQIGDPSGRDETRPRLTAEVVQENARTYMKQFFKVVDESQTEVRWQSEWYGKFKLINALDLAGRFTLAQMLAHETFRKRYEEGARLSILELMYPMLQGYDSVAINADVEFGGTDQKFNNLAGRELQGQMGQTPQDILLVPLIPGTDGRKMGKTFNNTIDVLMPPFEMYSKVLSMTDDVMPLYYEVLTDEPLADIAQMKQAMAAGTANPMDFKMKLARLVVDQFHAIGEGAQAEAEWIKRFREREMPTDIPSFAISAPIAIIDLMLAASMAASKSEARRLIDGGGVRLGGEKVEGYDVAVSPDKAPVVLQVGRRKFVQIVAQ is encoded by the coding sequence ATGGCCGATATATACGATGAACTCCTCTCGCGTGGGGTGGCCGAGGTGCTGGTGGCGAGCGAGCTGCGCGCCAAGCTGCAGAGCGGCAAGAAGCTGCGGCTGAAGCAGGGCTTCGACCCGACGAAGCCCGATATGCATATTGGCCACGCCGTAGGCCTGCGCAAGCTGCGCAAGTTCCAGGAGCTGGGCCACCAGGTGGTGCTGGTGGTGGGCGACTGGACGGCCCAGATCGGCGATCCCTCGGGCCGCGATGAGACCCGCCCGCGCCTCACCGCCGAGGTGGTGCAGGAGAACGCCCGCACCTACATGAAGCAGTTTTTTAAGGTCGTGGATGAGTCGCAGACCGAGGTGCGCTGGCAGTCGGAGTGGTACGGCAAGTTCAAGCTGATCAACGCGCTCGATCTGGCCGGGCGCTTCACGCTGGCCCAGATGCTGGCCCACGAGACCTTCCGCAAGCGCTACGAGGAAGGCGCGCGCCTGAGCATCCTAGAGCTGATGTACCCCATGCTGCAGGGCTACGACTCGGTGGCGATCAACGCCGATGTCGAGTTCGGCGGCACCGACCAGAAGTTCAACAACCTGGCGGGCCGCGAGCTGCAGGGCCAGATGGGCCAGACCCCGCAGGACATCCTGCTGGTGCCGCTCATCCCCGGCACCGACGGGCGCAAGATGGGCAAGACCTTCAACAACACCATCGATGTGCTGATGCCGCCCTTCGAGATGTATAGCAAGGTGCTCTCGATGACCGACGACGTGATGCCGCTGTACTACGAGGTGCTGACCGACGAGCCGCTGGCCGACATCGCCCAGATGAAGCAGGCCATGGCGGCGGGCACGGCCAACCCCATGGACTTCAAGATGAAGCTGGCGCGGCTGGTGGTCGACCAGTTCCACGCCATCGGCGAGGGCGCGCAGGCCGAGGCCGAGTGGATCAAGCGCTTCCGCGAGCGCGAGATGCCGACCGATATCCCGAGCTTTGCGATCAGTGCGCCGATCGCGATCATCGACCTGATGCTGGCGGCGAGCATGGCCGCGAGCAAAAGCGAGGCGCGGCGGCTGATCGACGGCGGCGGCGTGCGGCTGGGCGGCGAGAAGGTGGAGGGCTACGATGTGGCCGTTTCGCCCGACAAGGCCCCGGTGGTGCTGCAGGTGGGCCGCCGCAAGTTTGTGCAGATCGTGGCGCAGTAG
- a CDS encoding DUF2085 domain-containing protein has translation MQRSRAIIAARKPRHISEFAIIPAQKPEQLGPSMIETTSRPRWEQQINNGVRWALRHWLLMMNSIVFLYGGLPWLSPIAHVLGLHWLGSAIFLVYSRLCHQKPGQSFFLDGYQVAFCERETAMYTCLFVGGLLFHLVRTRVRPARLWVGALLLLPMLLDGGSQLIDDVFHTSLRGTDDTIGSFNFWTRMITGLLFAIATLITVYPRLQRDLRDIDIA, from the coding sequence ATGCAGCGCTCTAGGGCGATTATAGCGGCTCGCAAGCCCCGCCACATAAGCGAATTTGCTATAATACCTGCGCAAAAACCGGAACAACTAGGACCATCCATGATCGAAACCACATCGCGACCGCGCTGGGAGCAGCAGATAAACAACGGAGTCCGCTGGGCGCTCCGCCACTGGCTGCTGATGATGAACAGCATTGTCTTCCTCTACGGCGGGCTGCCGTGGCTCTCGCCGATCGCACATGTGCTGGGGCTGCACTGGCTGGGTAGCGCGATCTTTCTGGTCTACTCGCGGCTGTGCCACCAGAAGCCCGGCCAATCGTTTTTTCTCGATGGCTACCAGGTGGCCTTCTGCGAGCGCGAGACGGCCATGTACACCTGTCTGTTTGTGGGCGGTCTACTGTTCCACCTGGTGCGCACGCGGGTGCGCCCCGCACGGCTGTGGGTGGGCGCGCTGCTGCTGCTGCCCATGCTGCTGGATGGCGGCAGCCAGCTGATCGACGACGTGTTCCACACCTCGCTGCGCGGTACCGATGATACGATCGGATCGTTCAACTTCTGGACCCGCATGATCACGGGCCTGCTGTTCGCCATCGCCACGCTGATCACTGTCTACCCACGCCTGCAGCGCGACCTGCGGGATATCGATATCGCCTAG
- a CDS encoding TlpA family protein disulfide reductase, whose protein sequence is MRRFSFAALALAMLLAGCASQPTASAPAAAVDSNPNAKIAVASKLIDSGAPSIPDVGQAAPDFEFTMADGTAKKLSDLRGKKVIVNFWATWCEPCREEMPDLDKVQQEYGDSLVILGVNKAESLEQISQFTTELPVSFALVANPDGDISQRYFTRTVPNSYFLNTDGTIGARELKIMDYKTIKSALDSLH, encoded by the coding sequence GTGAGACGATTTTCTTTCGCCGCCCTGGCGCTGGCCATGCTGCTAGCCGGGTGTGCCAGCCAGCCCACCGCGTCGGCCCCGGCCGCTGCGGTGGACAGCAACCCCAATGCCAAAATCGCCGTCGCATCCAAGCTGATCGACAGCGGCGCACCATCCATCCCCGATGTGGGCCAGGCCGCGCCGGATTTCGAGTTCACCATGGCCGACGGCACGGCCAAAAAGCTGAGCGACCTGCGCGGCAAAAAGGTGATCGTAAACTTCTGGGCGACGTGGTGCGAGCCATGCCGCGAGGAGATGCCCGATCTCGATAAGGTGCAGCAGGAGTATGGCGACAGCCTAGTGATCCTGGGTGTCAACAAGGCCGAGTCGCTTGAGCAGATCAGCCAGTTCACCACCGAGCTGCCGGTGAGCTTCGCGCTGGTGGCCAACCCCGATGGCGATATCTCGCAGCGCTACTTCACACGCACGGTGCCAAACAGCTATTTTCTCAACACCGATGGGACGATCGGCGCGCGCGAGCTGAAGATCATGGACTACAAGACGATCAAGAGCGCGCTCGATTCCCTCCACTAG
- a CDS encoding DUF2085 domain-containing protein has translation MQHSPDEILEMARREVSARHEQERTTKLHRDLPWRYAFIGLAGALLLGLLAWPGAALNWKMYAVVHGVCAQIHNVEVGGLQLPICARNTGIYSSFLVTFLMLFAIGRGRAAKLPPIPITVTLVLFILAMAADGFNSMLRDMLLPHLYTPQNWLRTLTGTGMGVAVAVLLLMVLNVSLRKDADHATPVMRSWLELAGALALNLLVMAAMYGNISFMYWPIAASAWLGITGVLFLVNLLVSALAMGYDSKIERLAQLARPGTLALVLTLVELGLMSSIRFYFEGRGLM, from the coding sequence ATGCAACACTCCCCCGATGAGATCCTTGAGATGGCGCGGCGCGAGGTCTCGGCCCGCCACGAGCAGGAGCGCACCACCAAGCTCCACCGCGACTTGCCCTGGCGCTACGCCTTCATCGGCCTGGCCGGGGCGCTGCTGCTGGGCCTGCTGGCCTGGCCAGGGGCCGCGCTGAACTGGAAGATGTACGCCGTGGTGCACGGCGTGTGCGCCCAGATCCACAATGTGGAGGTCGGCGGGCTGCAGCTGCCGATCTGCGCGCGCAATACCGGCATCTACAGCAGCTTCCTGGTGACCTTTCTGATGCTGTTCGCCATCGGCAGGGGTCGCGCCGCCAAGCTGCCGCCCATACCGATCACCGTCACGCTGGTGCTCTTCATCCTGGCCATGGCGGCGGATGGCTTTAACTCGATGCTGCGCGACATGCTGCTGCCGCACCTCTACACGCCGCAGAACTGGCTGCGCACGCTCACCGGCACCGGCATGGGCGTGGCGGTGGCGGTGCTGCTGCTGATGGTGCTGAACGTGTCGCTGCGCAAGGATGCCGACCACGCGACACCGGTGATGCGCAGCTGGCTGGAGCTGGCGGGCGCGCTGGCGCTGAATCTGCTGGTGATGGCGGCGATGTATGGCAACATCAGCTTTATGTACTGGCCGATCGCGGCGAGCGCGTGGCTGGGCATCACCGGCGTGCTGTTCCTGGTGAACCTGCTGGTCTCGGCCCTGGCCATGGGCTACGATAGCAAGATCGAGCGGCTGGCCCAGCTGGCCAGGCCGGGCACGCTGGCGCTGGTGCTGACCCTGGTCGAGCTTGGGCTGATGTCATCCATCCGCTTCTACTTCGAGGGCCGAGGGCTGATGTAG
- a CDS encoding S1 RNA-binding domain-containing protein codes for MNVSPVSSEQDVEELDWTRLLDEYDYATPQRGELRDGMVIRIENDLILVSIGTKREGVIPQSDLKSMGEEFTKNVKVGDSIQVYVQDPENRDGELILSLTMVQVAKDWEEAARLQSEGGIVQGMVVGYNKGGLLVQFNRIRGFVPASQVAQLHGRTAAEERQQALQRMVNQNIPLKVIEVDRERNRLVLSERLATQEWRKAQKHRLLTELQPGDVLTGRVNQLTNFGAFIDLGGADGLAHISELSWQRVNHPREVLSPGQEVKVMVVEVDAERERIGLSLRRLQSNPWETIDQRYALGQLVSGPVTNVTPFGAFVQIEEAVEGLIHASELNVDPQAQPRDLLQPGQTVTAKIISLDKQRQRMGLSIRRLNDDGTETEAAEASEEVASEEVAGE; via the coding sequence ATGAACGTGTCTCCTGTTAGTTCCGAACAGGACGTCGAAGAGCTTGACTGGACGCGCCTTCTGGACGAGTATGATTATGCCACGCCTCAGCGGGGTGAGCTTCGCGACGGCATGGTGATCCGCATCGAGAACGACCTGATCCTGGTCTCGATCGGCACCAAGCGCGAGGGCGTGATCCCCCAGAGCGATTTGAAGTCCATGGGCGAAGAGTTTACAAAAAATGTCAAGGTTGGCGATTCTATTCAGGTTTATGTGCAGGACCCCGAGAACCGCGACGGCGAGCTGATCCTCTCGCTGACGATGGTTCAGGTTGCAAAAGACTGGGAAGAGGCTGCTCGGCTCCAGAGCGAGGGCGGCATCGTGCAGGGCATGGTTGTTGGCTACAACAAGGGTGGCCTGCTGGTGCAGTTCAACCGCATCCGCGGCTTCGTTCCGGCCTCGCAGGTGGCGCAGCTCCATGGCCGCACCGCCGCCGAGGAGCGCCAGCAGGCGCTGCAGCGGATGGTCAACCAGAACATCCCGCTGAAGGTGATCGAGGTCGACCGCGAGCGCAACCGCCTGGTGCTCTCCGAGCGGCTTGCGACTCAGGAGTGGCGCAAGGCGCAGAAGCACCGGCTGCTCACCGAGCTTCAGCCGGGCGACGTGCTCACGGGCCGCGTCAACCAGCTCACCAACTTCGGCGCGTTCATCGACCTGGGCGGCGCGGATGGCCTTGCGCACATCTCCGAGCTGTCGTGGCAGCGCGTCAACCACCCGCGCGAGGTGCTCTCGCCCGGCCAGGAAGTCAAGGTCATGGTCGTCGAGGTTGATGCCGAGCGCGAGCGCATCGGCCTGAGCCTCCGCCGCCTCCAGTCGAACCCCTGGGAGACGATCGACCAGCGCTACGCCCTTGGCCAGCTGGTCAGCGGCCCGGTGACGAACGTCACGCCGTTCGGCGCGTTCGTGCAGATCGAGGAGGCCGTCGAGGGCCTGATCCACGCCAGCGAGCTGAACGTGGACCCGCAGGCTCAGCCGCGCGACCTGCTCCAGCCTGGCCAGACGGTCACGGCGAAGATCATCAGCCTGGACAAGCAGCGCCAGCGCATGGGCCTCAGCATCCGCCGCCTGAACGACGACGGCACTGAGACCGAGGCTGCCGAGGCCAGCGAGGAAGTCGCCAGCGAGGAAGTCGCCGGCGAGTAG
- a CDS encoding metalloenzyme, whose amino-acid sequence MAILFVFLDGVGLAPASADNPLTDAPTPALRALLGGPLVIETARLPQRPGLLLRPIDATLGVEGTPQSGTGQTAMLAGVNAPALHGRHQPHVPPVALRPLLAERSILRRVVDAGGRATFANAFTPGYWEALATRRARRSASVIAAEGAGLAFRTAEDLRRGQALSWDITGAALRAAGLDIPSITPQQAGAALAALAHNHDLVFYENFMTDLAGHGRLTMGLDQIFGLIDALLGAALEHMRPQDTLVLTSDHGNVESLSAPNHTRNPVPLLAVGPDAQRFAQIEDLSQLADGMMDVIFSRR is encoded by the coding sequence ATGGCGATCCTGTTTGTGTTTCTGGATGGCGTCGGCCTCGCGCCCGCCAGTGCCGACAACCCCCTGACCGACGCGCCCACCCCGGCGCTGCGCGCCCTGCTGGGTGGGCCGCTGGTGATCGAGACCGCCCGCCTGCCGCAGCGGCCCGGCCTGCTGCTGCGCCCGATCGATGCGACGCTGGGGGTGGAGGGCACGCCCCAGAGCGGCACTGGCCAGACGGCCATGCTGGCCGGGGTAAACGCGCCTGCGCTGCATGGCCGCCACCAGCCCCACGTGCCGCCGGTGGCGCTGCGCCCGCTGCTGGCCGAGCGCAGCATCCTGCGCCGCGTGGTGGATGCAGGCGGGCGCGCGACCTTCGCCAACGCCTTCACGCCCGGCTACTGGGAGGCCCTGGCCACCCGGCGGGCGCGCCGCTCGGCCAGCGTGATCGCCGCCGAGGGCGCGGGCCTAGCGTTCCGCACCGCCGAGGATCTGCGGCGCGGGCAAGCGCTCTCATGGGATATCACGGGTGCGGCGCTGCGGGCCGCCGGGCTGGACATCCCGTCGATCACGCCGCAGCAGGCGGGCGCGGCGCTGGCCGCCCTGGCCCACAACCACGACCTGGTGTTCTACGAGAACTTTATGACCGATCTGGCCGGGCACGGGCGGCTCACCATGGGGCTAGACCAGATCTTTGGCCTGATCGACGCGCTGCTGGGGGCCGCGCTGGAGCACATGCGCCCACAGGACACCCTGGTGCTCACCAGCGACCACGGCAACGTGGAGAGCCTGAGCGCGCCCAACCACACCCGCAACCCAGTGCCGCTGCTGGCGGTCGGCCCGGATGCCCAGCGCTTCGCCCAGATCGAGGATCTCAGCCAGCTGGCTGATGGTATGATGGATGTGATCTTCTCTCGGCGCTAG
- a CDS encoding NAD(+)/NADH kinase, translated as MRRIGVLYNPLSEQSINTSLQVSRWLEAQGITVWRGVSHEGREEPSALDELDLLVALGGDGTVLRAAHLAMAKGGNIPVLPVALGHLSFMAELQPDEVYRGLQILIEGGGWRDERALIDATIFCDCCAPRYVTALNEIIVGRGELNRVVQVEVEIYGAALTTYLSDGVIVASATGSTAYALSAGGPIIDPRSRALALVPLAAHLTNLPSLVLHEDAVIRLLLRSRHAALFAADGRESIALHPGDYVEVRRAQQTLTFARVHPPTAFYTELTKRLRRES; from the coding sequence ATGCGCCGCATTGGCGTTCTCTACAACCCGCTCTCCGAGCAGTCGATCAACACCTCGCTCCAGGTCTCGCGCTGGCTCGAAGCCCAGGGCATCACCGTGTGGCGCGGGGTCTCGCACGAGGGCCGCGAGGAGCCGTCGGCCCTGGATGAGCTGGACCTGCTGGTGGCCCTGGGCGGCGATGGCACGGTGCTGCGCGCCGCCCACCTGGCCATGGCCAAGGGTGGCAACATCCCGGTGCTGCCGGTGGCGCTCGGCCACCTGAGCTTCATGGCCGAGCTGCAGCCCGACGAGGTCTATCGCGGGCTGCAGATCCTGATCGAGGGCGGCGGCTGGCGCGACGAGCGCGCGCTGATCGACGCGACGATCTTCTGCGACTGCTGCGCGCCGCGCTATGTGACGGCACTGAATGAGATCATCGTGGGGCGCGGCGAGCTGAACCGCGTGGTGCAGGTGGAGGTCGAGATCTACGGGGCGGCGCTCACCACCTACCTCTCCGACGGGGTGATCGTGGCCAGCGCCACAGGATCCACCGCCTACGCGCTCTCGGCGGGCGGGCCGATCATCGACCCGCGCTCGCGAGCGCTGGCCCTGGTGCCGCTGGCCGCGCACCTCACCAACCTGCCATCGCTGGTGCTGCACGAGGATGCGGTGATCCGCCTGCTGCTGCGCAGCCGCCACGCCGCCCTGTTCGCCGCCGATGGGCGCGAGAGCATCGCGCTGCACCCCGGCGACTACGTGGAGGTGCGGCGGGCGCAGCAGACGCTGACCTTCGCCCGCGTGCATCCGCCCACCGCCTTCTACACCGAGCTGACCAAGCGGCTGCGGCGCGAGAGCTAG
- a CDS encoding DNA double-strand break repair nuclease NurA — protein MPLDLSNLSKQIRAMSGSLAVEADAKQSRQQLALGRYLEEAAEHHKWAEAVNLSRETAAWLFAQPTEPLDTVVDLPFRPEAYALVATDGSQIDVERHGIAVCYVINIGRVFIRYGDQPMARLNAEPTLFYRDEDLYLSDGVRRIPIEGNYLSSRRDVEEGVALVGLADEFLDDSLPCIALQDGTLVRWTLANAERVVQDEFLTPYFEYLTAMQQRGIPVASYISRPRAPEVAGTIRLMFCPDVKVSEGRGATCSSCSAVAAGSEPPCVVCDGLTDAEILAEGLEEGQRGPIFVSMSRINVEKYGQHLIHFFYMRVGREVARVEIPRWVALDRAMVDRVHSLIYDQCMRGQGYPVVLARAHEQAIVRSADKKAFMSIVEGSLLRADLPASSSRKAESKQRPSL, from the coding sequence ATGCCGCTGGATCTTTCCAACCTCAGCAAGCAGATACGGGCTATGAGCGGCTCGCTCGCCGTGGAGGCCGACGCCAAGCAGAGCCGCCAGCAGCTGGCCCTGGGCCGCTACCTTGAGGAGGCCGCCGAGCACCACAAGTGGGCCGAGGCCGTGAATCTGAGCCGCGAGACCGCCGCCTGGCTGTTTGCCCAGCCCACCGAGCCGCTCGACACGGTGGTCGACCTGCCCTTCCGCCCCGAGGCCTACGCCCTGGTGGCCACCGACGGCTCGCAGATCGATGTGGAGCGGCACGGCATCGCGGTGTGCTACGTGATCAACATTGGCCGCGTGTTCATCCGCTACGGCGATCAGCCCATGGCGCGCCTGAATGCCGAGCCGACCCTGTTCTACCGCGACGAAGACCTCTACCTGAGCGATGGCGTGCGGCGCATCCCGATCGAGGGCAACTACCTTAGCTCGCGACGCGATGTGGAGGAGGGCGTGGCCCTGGTGGGCCTAGCCGACGAGTTTCTGGATGATAGCCTGCCCTGCATCGCGCTGCAGGATGGCACGCTGGTGCGCTGGACGCTGGCCAACGCCGAGCGCGTGGTGCAGGATGAGTTCCTGACGCCCTACTTCGAGTACCTCACGGCGATGCAGCAGCGCGGCATCCCCGTGGCCTCCTACATCAGCAGGCCGCGCGCGCCCGAGGTGGCGGGCACCATCCGCCTCATGTTCTGCCCGGATGTGAAGGTGAGCGAGGGCCGGGGGGCCACGTGCAGCTCGTGCAGCGCGGTGGCCGCCGGCAGCGAGCCGCCCTGCGTGGTGTGCGATGGCCTGACCGACGCCGAGATCCTGGCGGAGGGTCTGGAGGAGGGCCAGCGCGGGCCGATCTTCGTCTCTATGTCGCGGATCAATGTGGAGAAGTACGGCCAGCACCTCATCCACTTTTTCTACATGCGGGTGGGCCGCGAGGTTGCCCGCGTGGAGATCCCGCGCTGGGTCGCGCTTGACCGCGCCATGGTCGACCGCGTGCACAGCCTGATCTACGACCAGTGCATGCGCGGCCAGGGCTACCCGGTGGTGCTGGCCCGCGCCCACGAGCAGGCTATTGTGCGCTCGGCGGACAAGAAGGCGTTTATGAGCATCGTCGAGGGCAGCCTGCTGCGCGCCGACCTGCCCGCCTCATCCTCGCGCAAGGCCGAGAGCAAGCAGCGCCCCAGCCTCTAG